In the Candidatus Tanganyikabacteria bacterium genome, one interval contains:
- a CDS encoding zf-HC2 domain-containing protein, translating into MMTTVFRIDPDRWEALRREAATFSTAPVRKRVFANLLAREGLLAWLAAHGAEARAGDSFAADSTVAELLDVCDVHVGARRINACPVLPGSRRVLADFRALMHRFYSDVYVAVGLRGDIATGSDVEAEILGATTPAVFDNHGTWDERGHAVLDLSELTRLERPEDFARFPEAEPPGEIWAFECDEVRPRIPEYWKRRIDPAAIPMFEAHMLHCADCRQDAIGARLAAEVDPPGRKAEIVYFPAALLRRTAMAASTAEPASFAISGGDDEIPAARVPGEGPWLTSDGRLEGALAVGMEHAGKTVRLTLALSFGPEGATEPAFDTTVTAGGGVPLDRRLQEPAILAWLGETGLAWPDGRWALEPEHLALEFVGDE; encoded by the coding sequence ATGATGACCACGGTTTTCCGCATCGATCCCGACCGCTGGGAGGCGCTGCGACGGGAAGCGGCGACATTCTCGACCGCCCCGGTTCGCAAGCGCGTGTTCGCCAACCTCCTTGCGCGAGAGGGGCTCTTGGCCTGGCTTGCGGCGCACGGTGCCGAAGCGCGGGCGGGGGACTCGTTCGCCGCCGACTCTACCGTCGCCGAGTTGCTCGACGTCTGCGATGTCCACGTCGGCGCCCGGCGGATCAACGCGTGCCCGGTGCTGCCCGGCTCCAGGCGGGTGCTTGCCGACTTCCGGGCCCTCATGCACCGCTTCTATTCGGACGTCTACGTCGCCGTGGGCCTGCGCGGCGACATCGCGACGGGCTCCGACGTGGAGGCCGAGATCCTGGGAGCGACGACGCCAGCGGTCTTCGACAATCACGGCACGTGGGACGAGCGGGGCCACGCCGTGCTGGACCTCTCGGAGCTGACGCGGCTCGAACGGCCCGAAGACTTCGCCAGGTTTCCCGAGGCGGAACCCCCCGGGGAAATCTGGGCGTTCGAATGCGACGAGGTGCGGCCCCGGATCCCCGAGTACTGGAAGCGCCGCATCGATCCCGCCGCGATCCCCATGTTCGAGGCACACATGCTCCATTGCGCGGATTGCCGGCAAGACGCGATCGGCGCCCGGTTGGCGGCCGAGGTCGATCCGCCCGGACGCAAGGCCGAAATCGTCTACTTCCCGGCCGCCCTGCTGCGCCGGACGGCCATGGCCGCGAGCACGGCGGAGCCGGCATCTTTCGCGATCTCGGGAGGAGACGACGAGATCCCGGCAGCGCGCGTGCCGGGCGAGGGCCCCTGGCTCACTTCGGATGGCCGCCTGGAGGGCGCGCTCGCCGTGGGAATGGAACACGCGGGCAAGACGGTACGCCTGACGCTGGCGCTCTCTTTCGGACCCGAAGGCGCCACCGAGCCCGCGTTCGACACGACGGTCACCGCCGGCGGGGGGGTACCGCTGGATCGCCGCCTGCAAGAGCCGGCAATCCTGGCCTGGCTCGGGGAGACAGGGCTCGCATGGCCCGACGGCCGCTGGGCTCTCGAGCCAGAGCACCTCGCGCTGGAGTTCGTCGGTGATGAGTGA
- a CDS encoding VWA domain-containing protein, whose translation MSGVGGLKASLLLTLGVASAVVGGCSKQQPVAAIALLDCSESSWPHRQGSIAALRTIAHALDPVLDRLAIYRMTDTIFPIYPRREPSGRELAAVLAAYSDGERWDERGTAYGDGLDRVLRDARDAQRGGYRTAILVFGDGADEPIARPHANFDPIDPVRWTDPLRALASSSVLAFMFTEPRRTDHFRPLLDGLDRDRVFALSPVAMSSPKGLTAIIRTLGR comes from the coding sequence ATGTCTGGCGTCGGAGGTCTGAAAGCGTCTTTGCTACTGACCCTGGGGGTCGCCAGCGCCGTCGTCGGGGGCTGCAGCAAGCAGCAGCCGGTCGCGGCGATCGCGTTGCTCGACTGCTCCGAGTCGAGCTGGCCGCATCGCCAGGGAAGCATCGCGGCGCTCCGCACGATCGCCCACGCCCTCGATCCGGTGCTCGATCGGCTCGCCATCTACCGGATGACCGACACGATCTTCCCCATCTACCCGCGGCGCGAGCCCTCCGGCCGCGAGCTTGCGGCCGTCCTGGCTGCCTACTCGGACGGCGAGCGGTGGGACGAGCGCGGCACCGCGTACGGGGACGGGCTCGATCGGGTGTTGCGCGACGCTCGCGACGCGCAGCGCGGCGGCTATCGCACGGCCATCCTGGTGTTCGGCGACGGGGCCGACGAGCCGATCGCCCGCCCGCACGCCAACTTCGACCCGATCGATCCGGTTCGCTGGACCGATCCGTTGCGGGCCCTCGCGTCAAGCTCGGTGCTCGCGTTCATGTTCACGGAGCCGCGCCGGACCGACCATTTCCGTCCGCTGCTGGACGGCCTGGATAGAGATCGCGTGTTCGCCCTCAGCCCGGTGGCCATGAGCTCGCCCAAGGGACTGACAGCTATCATCCGCACGCTCGGGAGGTAA
- a CDS encoding dual specificity protein phosphatase family protein, which translates to MGISFDQLTTRLYLGSLPCEPIDVSILREHLMVTHVVAVCAERPREVLAALLGDSGRFFSYVPIIEASPDPALLRRAVLAVEAALGAGPAQTVYLHCWLGRHRSAAVAAGLLVRQGLFKTFSQAHGFLRERRPEVQPIELGEAFAVMIQVLANDMDFRFPARGGATLVGDLLK; encoded by the coding sequence ATGGGGATCAGCTTCGACCAGCTTACGACTCGACTCTACCTCGGGTCATTGCCGTGCGAGCCAATCGACGTGTCGATCTTGCGGGAGCACTTGATGGTCACGCATGTCGTGGCGGTTTGCGCCGAGCGCCCGCGGGAAGTGCTCGCCGCGTTGTTGGGCGATTCGGGACGTTTCTTCAGCTACGTGCCGATCATCGAAGCTTCCCCGGACCCCGCCCTGCTGCGGCGCGCGGTCCTGGCGGTCGAGGCGGCGCTAGGGGCGGGACCCGCCCAGACCGTTTACCTCCACTGCTGGCTCGGGCGCCACCGCTCGGCGGCCGTGGCCGCGGGCTTGCTCGTGCGGCAAGGCCTGTTCAAGACGTTCTCGCAGGCCCACGGGTTCCTGCGGGAGCGCCGGCCGGAGGTCCAGCCGATCGAGCTGGGAGAGGCGTTCGCGGTCATGATCCAGGTACTGGCGAACGACATGGACTTCAGGTTCCCCGCCCGCGGCGGGGCGACCCTCGTCGGGGATCTGCTGAAATAG
- a CDS encoding ATP-dependent Clp protease ATP-binding subunit has product MPEVDEAVAKLMPGAEALVARAERLREQFRHDDLACRHWLAALLDRHGPMAADVSPGLDADSVRRDTLDALERGDAGAPAPIGDVVGEAADRAAKRERPAVGERDLAFVILRLAGLPVGDAAPGGATTAGEKAAKVVGGRKRKTPALDHFGRDLTAEAAAGKLSPVVGRDLELDLVIETLCRHTKRNPVLVGPPGVGKTAIAEGLAQRVAGDLVPDLLKGARIVALQPSLLEAGAGVRGQFEERLQAILEEAAATGTILFFDEVHSLIGTGGAAGTGDAANMLKPALSRGELACVAATTDAEYRRYIEQDGALERRFQPIRVQEMTPSQTLGVLRTLRDQFRAKRNVAVGDEVLAWLVEFAREALHNRFFPDKAVDLLDQCVANALAQGKDAVTLATAEGVARRMVGMAVAVRERLETLRSLLGERVPLRPEDEAALFNRLEVTLRGLDIKPGRPNGVILLTGSAAKQADGMSRILAEALAGAAERVVSIDFAQFNHPGAITSFLGAGPSYVGYNAELPIHRLIQMPMGVLLAHNVDACDQSVLTALSKALHDGFLTDAAGKRIFLSEAMVVLTASLDPGAAPKAAFGFGADQRQSGAPADARKAVAAELGENFAEAIDVIITDLASSEDSTQRWLETALLPAFAARYRKVGVEVLWDAELVGWLVAQREHAPNLRAWERLVEDRLGPKIAGFWAEPGGDLRALLVTVQDQVVVVQMRDQ; this is encoded by the coding sequence GTGCCAGAAGTCGATGAAGCAGTCGCGAAACTGATGCCGGGCGCGGAAGCGCTGGTCGCCAGGGCGGAGAGGCTGAGGGAGCAGTTCCGGCATGACGATCTCGCCTGCCGCCACTGGCTCGCCGCCTTGCTCGACCGGCACGGACCCATGGCGGCCGACGTGTCTCCCGGCCTGGACGCCGATTCGGTGCGGCGCGACACGCTCGATGCGCTGGAGCGGGGGGACGCAGGGGCGCCCGCCCCCATCGGCGACGTCGTCGGCGAGGCGGCCGACCGGGCGGCCAAGCGCGAGCGGCCCGCGGTCGGCGAGCGGGATCTGGCGTTCGTCATCCTGCGGTTGGCGGGCTTGCCGGTAGGGGACGCGGCGCCCGGCGGCGCGACGACCGCCGGGGAGAAGGCCGCGAAAGTCGTGGGCGGCCGGAAGCGCAAGACTCCCGCACTCGACCATTTCGGTCGCGACCTCACGGCCGAGGCCGCGGCGGGCAAGCTCTCGCCCGTGGTCGGCCGCGATCTGGAGCTCGACCTGGTCATCGAGACGCTCTGTCGCCACACAAAGCGCAATCCGGTCCTGGTGGGGCCGCCGGGTGTCGGAAAGACTGCCATCGCCGAGGGTCTGGCGCAGCGCGTCGCCGGCGACCTGGTCCCCGATCTTCTCAAGGGGGCGAGAATCGTGGCGCTCCAACCCTCGCTCCTCGAGGCCGGCGCCGGCGTCAGGGGCCAGTTCGAAGAGCGGCTGCAAGCCATCCTCGAAGAGGCGGCAGCTACCGGAACGATCTTGTTCTTCGACGAGGTCCACTCCTTGATCGGCACCGGCGGCGCGGCGGGCACCGGGGACGCGGCAAACATGCTCAAGCCCGCGCTCTCGCGGGGCGAGCTCGCGTGCGTCGCGGCGACGACCGACGCAGAGTACCGCAGGTACATCGAGCAGGACGGAGCGCTCGAGCGGCGCTTCCAGCCGATTCGCGTGCAGGAGATGACGCCGTCGCAGACGCTTGGCGTGCTGCGGACGCTGCGCGACCAGTTCAGGGCGAAGCGCAACGTGGCGGTCGGCGACGAAGTCCTGGCGTGGCTGGTCGAGTTTGCCCGCGAGGCGCTGCACAACCGGTTCTTCCCCGACAAGGCCGTCGATCTGCTCGACCAGTGCGTGGCCAACGCCCTCGCTCAGGGCAAGGACGCCGTCACGCTGGCAACGGCGGAAGGGGTCGCACGCCGCATGGTCGGCATGGCCGTGGCGGTGCGAGAGCGGCTCGAGACGCTCAGGTCGCTCCTGGGCGAGCGCGTGCCCTTGAGACCCGAGGATGAAGCGGCCCTGTTCAATCGCCTCGAGGTCACGCTTCGCGGGCTCGACATCAAACCCGGCAGGCCCAACGGCGTGATCCTCCTGACCGGCTCCGCGGCGAAGCAGGCCGACGGCATGAGCCGGATCCTCGCCGAAGCGCTCGCCGGAGCCGCCGAGCGCGTGGTGAGCATCGACTTCGCGCAGTTCAACCATCCCGGGGCCATCACCAGCTTCCTGGGCGCCGGGCCGAGCTACGTCGGCTACAACGCCGAGTTGCCCATACACCGGCTCATCCAGATGCCGATGGGAGTCTTGCTGGCCCACAACGTCGATGCCTGCGACCAGTCCGTCCTCACGGCGCTGTCGAAGGCGCTGCATGACGGGTTCCTGACGGACGCGGCGGGCAAGCGGATCTTCCTCAGCGAGGCCATGGTGGTGTTGACGGCGAGCCTCGATCCGGGCGCGGCGCCCAAGGCCGCCTTCGGCTTCGGGGCCGACCAGCGGCAATCCGGCGCGCCGGCGGACGCTCGCAAGGCCGTGGCGGCCGAGCTGGGGGAGAATTTTGCCGAGGCGATCGACGTCATCATCACCGATCTGGCCTCGTCCGAGGACTCGACGCAGCGCTGGCTGGAGACCGCTCTCCTGCCGGCTTTCGCGGCGCGCTACCGCAAGGTGGGGGTCGAGGTCCTCTGGGACGCGGAGCTGGTCGGGTGGCTCGTGGCCCAGCGCGAGCACGCCCCCAATTTGCGGGCGTGGGAGCGCCTGGTCGAGGATCGCCTGGGCCCGAAGATCGCGGGGTTCTGGGCGGAGCCCGGCGGTGACCTCCGGGCACTGCTGGTCACCGTGCAGGATCAGGTCGTCGTCGTGCAGATGCGCGACCAGTAG
- a CDS encoding YbjN domain-containing protein: MQFDSQNQEKTYQQVKQWATEIFGEDVYLRKDAPEVSIPRGSTMLRIQVHDWGEGKVGIRALSYMVEGAEIDEALMRFLLEKNDDVVFGGFGIDSDGDVVYQHSILATGMDKEEFRAAVKAVAAVADDFDDEIVSRWGGKRALER; the protein is encoded by the coding sequence GTGCAGTTCGACAGCCAGAACCAGGAGAAGACCTATCAGCAAGTCAAGCAGTGGGCGACGGAGATCTTCGGCGAGGACGTCTACTTGCGAAAAGACGCACCCGAAGTGTCCATTCCACGCGGCAGCACGATGCTCCGCATCCAGGTTCACGACTGGGGCGAGGGGAAGGTTGGCATCCGCGCCCTGTCGTACATGGTCGAGGGGGCCGAGATCGACGAGGCGCTGATGCGCTTCCTGCTCGAGAAGAACGACGACGTCGTGTTCGGCGGATTCGGCATCGATTCCGACGGCGACGTCGTGTACCAGCACTCCATCCTGGCGACCGGCATGGACAAGGAGGAGTTCCGCGCGGCGGTCAAGGCCGTGGCCGCGGTGGCGGACGACTTCGACGACGAAATCGTTAGCCGCTGGGGCGGGAAACGAGCGCTGGAACGGTAG
- a CDS encoding YbjN domain-containing protein: protein MPDKAQRLRAVYDHLIDLIEKKFGSDAKLIKHPEGLSFGMLYKSAASMTSVLPWRSDDAVVATRSYVVTGATIDADLMRLLLGVNANSPNGAFAIDDEGDIVFCHTILGNSVNLDELMSSITGVITTADEYDDIITAKWGGMRALDSIRASAYMSGAK from the coding sequence ATGCCAGACAAAGCGCAACGCCTGCGGGCCGTTTACGACCACCTGATCGACCTGATAGAGAAGAAGTTCGGCTCCGACGCGAAGCTCATCAAGCACCCCGAGGGCCTCTCGTTCGGCATGCTGTACAAGTCGGCGGCGTCCATGACCAGCGTGCTGCCGTGGCGATCCGACGACGCGGTCGTCGCCACCCGGTCGTACGTGGTCACCGGCGCCACCATCGACGCCGACCTGATGCGCCTGCTCCTGGGCGTCAACGCGAACTCTCCCAACGGCGCGTTCGCGATCGACGACGAGGGCGACATCGTCTTCTGCCACACCATCCTGGGCAACTCCGTGAACCTCGACGAGCTCATGAGCTCGATCACCGGGGTCATCACCACGGCCGACGAGTACGACGACATCATCACGGCGAAGTGGGGAGGGATGCGCGCGCTCGACAGCATCCGCGCTTCCGCATACATGAGCGGCGCGAAGTAG